The window GAACTATACAAGTTGACTATAATTTACCTAAACGTTTCGATTTAACGTATAAAGGTTCAGATAATCAATCTCACAGACCTGTAATGATTCATAGAGCTCCATTTGGTTCTATGGAACGCTTTATTGCCGTATTACTTGAGCATACAGGAGGTAATTTCCCTCTTTGGTTAACACCAGATCAAGTTATTATACTGCCAATCAGTGAGAAATATGAAAAATATACAGAAAAAGTTTTAAATCTGCTTGAAAATTCCGAAATTCGCGCCCTCGTAGACTCACGTAATGAGAAAACGGGACGTAAGATTAGAGATGCCGAAGTAAGCAAAATACCATTTATGGTTATTGTTGGTGAAAAGGAAGAGCAAGATGGCACGGTATCTGTAAGAAAACATGGAGAAGGTGATTTAGGTACCTTTACTATTGAAGAATTCATTTCTCTAATACAGAATGAAGTTAGTAAAACCCTAGTTCCTTTTAAATAAAAATAGAAATTAACTTTTAAATATATTAGTCATAGCAATTAGAAGAAAAAGGTCGAGAAGACCATTACGAGTAATTAAAGAAGATCAACATAGAATCAATGGAAAGATTCGTGACGTAGAAGAAGTGCGTTTAGTTGGTGAAAATATTGAAGTTGGAGTTTATCCGATTTCAAAGGCAAGAGAGTTTGCAAGAGAACAAGAATTAGATTTGGTTGAAATTTCACCGAAAGCTGTACCGCCTGTTTGTAAAATTATAGACTACAAAAAGTTTATGTATGAACAAAAGAAGCGTGAAAAGGCTCAGAAATCTAAGGCTACAAAGGTTATCGTAAAGGAAATTAGATTTGGACCTCAAACTGATGAGCATGATTATGAGTTTAAAAAGAAGCACGCTATTAAATTTTTACAAGATGGCGCTAAATTAAAAGCATTTGTGTTTTTTAAAGGGCGTTCAATCATCTTTAAGGAACAAGGTCATATTTTACTATTAAAACTAGCACAAGAGTTAGAAGATTATGGTAAAGTAGAACAAATGCCAAAATTAGAAGGTAAACGTATGATTATGTTTATTTCTCCTAAGAAAACGAAATAAAAAGAGTTTTTAAAGTTTAAAAGTTCTTAAAGTTTTTAAAGTATTAGTTCATACTTAACTTTTTAACTTTATAAACCTTCAACTTTAATTACTAAAGATAATAAGCAAGATAAAAACGAGAGACAGAGATGCCTAAAATGAAAACCAAATCTAGTGCCAAAAAACGATTTAAAGTTACAGGTACTGGTAAAATCAAAAGAAAGCACGCGTTTAAAAGTCACATCTTAACAAAGAAGTCTAAAAAACGTAAGCTAGCCTTGACACACTCAACATTAGTCCACAAGGCTGATGAAGGGAACATCAAGCAACAGTTAAACTTAAAGTAAGTTTAATAAGGGAATTTAATTATTAACCATGTATTAGGCTCAAAGAATTCAAATTTTAGAATCGCCTACTACAAAACACATTGAAATTATGCCAAGATCAGTAAATTCAGTAGCCTCAAGAAAAAGAAGAAAAAAAATCTTGAAGGCAGCAAAAGGTTACTTTGGAAGACGTAAAAACGTTTACACAGTAGCAAAAAATGCGGTTGAAAAGGCTATGCTATATGCATACCGTGACCGTAAAAACAATAAGAGAAACTTCCGTTCTTTATGGATCGTGCGTATTAACGCAGGAGCTAGACAGTATGGAATGTCTTACTCACAGTTTATGGGAAAAGTAAAAGCTAACAATATCGAATTAAACCGTAAGGTTTTAGCTGATTTAGCGATGAACAATCCAGAAGCTTTTAAGGCAATTGTAGAAAAAGTAAAATAAGTTTTAATAACCTTGCTTATAATAAAAACCCAAACTTTACGTTTGGGTTTTTTTACACTTATTATATTATAAAACCAACTGTACATTATTTTTCAGATGAAAACTATACAACTAACTATTTTAAGCGCTTTATTAACTTTAAATATTTTCGCGCAACAACCAAATCAAGTTCAAGAATTTCCTAAAACTATTGAAGGTCAGTTTCAAAAACTTTACAAAAAATCTAACAATTACCAAGTTTATAAGGTAATGAGAAAAGATAATTTTTTAAAGTTACAAAAGAATGTGTTAGATAGTATTTCTGCTATTAAAAAAGAAGCTTCTAATAAACAACAAACTATTAATTCTCAACAAAAAACAATTAGCTCTTTAGAAAGTACAATATCTAAAACTAATAAAGACTTAACTGTTTCTATGACTAAAGAAGATAACATATCTCTTTTTGGACTACAGTTAAACAAAATTACTTATAACACTATTTTATGGGGAATTATAGCTGGCTTATTAGCTGGTTTATTATTTTTTATCTTCAGATATAATAATAGCAATTCATTAACTAGTGAGGCAAGAAAAGCATTGTCTGATGTTGAACAAGAATTAGAACAACACCGTAAGAAAACTATTGAAAAAGAACAGAAACTACGTAGACAACTACAAGATGAAATTAATAAACAACGTGGTGTTTAATTAAAGAATCAAGGTTTTTAGAAACAAGAATCAATACAGACTCTCAAAAGAATAAACTTTTGAGAGTTTTTTTGTTTTTAGTAATTTTGGTACATTGTTTGCAAACTAATACATAAACCAAAAGCCCATAATAGGCATTTAATAGAAGCATAAATTTATTTAACTCTTTAAATGAAATAGATGAAATCACTCTTTACCTTTATTACTATAATTTTCTTCGGAAACATTCAAGCACAAAACAACTTACCAAAAGCCGATATTATTAATACAGGCTATGGAGAATTAACCGTTCAACCCATAAAACACGGAAGTTTAGTTTTAACTTATAACGGAAAAACTATTTATGTTGATCCTACTGGTGGAAATAAAGCCTACACAGGAATTGCAAAACCAGACATGATTCTTATTACTGATATACATGGAGATCATTTTAACATGGAAACTATACAGGAATTAGATGCAAAGAATGCTGTAATTGTTGCTCCTGAAGTGGTTGCAAATGAATTAACTTACACTTATAAAAAAAACTCAATAGCTTTAAAAAACGAACAAGGTGTTCATAGAATGGGTTTCTTTATTTCTGCAATACCTATGTATAATTTACCAGAAACTGAAGATAGCAGACATACAAAAGGGCGTGGAAATGGTTATACAATAAGTATTGAAGATTTTGATATTTATATTTCTGGTGATACTTCAGCTATTCAAGAAATGAAAATGTTATATGGAATTAATTTGGCATTTGTTTGTATGAATCTACCGTACACAATGGATATTAATGAAGCTTCGGAAGGCGTTTTAGCTTTTCAACCAAAAATTATGTATCCATATCATTATAGAGGAAAAGGAATGGTTAGCGACACTAAAAAATTTAAAGAACTTGTTGATGCTGAAAAATTAGATATTGAAGTTCGCTTACGTGATTGGTATATGAAGTAAAACAGTATTCAGTATTTAGTATTTAGTATTTAGTATTTAGTATTTAAAACAAATAAATCCCAAGTTTAAGAACTTGGGATTTTCTTTTTTATGTTAAATTATGTCCCAAAACGTCCAACTTTGTCCGAGAATGTTCAATATTAGACGTTTTCGGACATTAAATTTAAATAGAGGTTTAGTTTTATAAAATGTAACTTTAAAACTATTTTATATGAAAGCTATAAATTATTTAAAACATGTTTCAATTCTTTTATCTTATTGTATTCTTTTTCAAAGTTGTTATAGCTACAAAACGATAAAAAGTAATGAAAAAGATATTGAATTATTAAAAAAATATAAGATTGATTTAAAAAACTCAAAAAGAATAAAAGGAAAGATTGTTGGCTTTTATAATGATACAGTTCAAATATTATCAAAAGGGAAAAATTTAAAAATCTCAGAAAAAGACATTAAAGAGATAAAGAAAAGAAAATTTTCTCTACTAAAAACTAGTTTAACAACCTTAACTGTAGCAGCTGTTAGTGCTCTTGCAATATTCGGCATAAGTTTTAACATATTTAAAAAGGACTTCAATCCATTTAAAAATATTATTTAAACAAGAAATCTATATGTTTTATGCTAATGAAAATAGTTAGCAAATACGCGCGTTAGGGATTGTAGCAATTGTTTGAGCTCTCACGCTTTTTTGCGTGAAGCGAGTGCGGAAAGCCCGACCTAAAAGGGAACGCCCAAAAAATTTTTATAGTAAGTATTCTACGAAAAAACCAAGTCTTTCAACTTGGTTTTTTTATGTTTATTAATTTTAAAATTGCTTCTTCCGAAACTTCGAAACGTGCAATTACTGGAATATTAAATACTTTCTCCTAATTCTTTTAATTTAGAGGTGTTTTCTGCCAACATTAATTCGTCTAATATTTTTTGAATATCGCCATTCATAATATTTGGCAAATCATATAAAGATAACCCAATTCTGTGGTCTGTTACTCTACCTTGTGCGTAATTATAGGTTCTAATTTTTGCACTTCTATCTCCAGAAGAAACCATAGAACCACGTTTTAAGGCGTCTTCTGCTTGTTTTTTAGCCAATTCCATATCGTACAAACGAGAACGTAATACTTTAAAGGCTTTCTCTTTATTTTTATGTTGTGACTTTTGATCTTGACATTGCGCAACCAAACCTGTTGGAATGTGCGTTAAACGAACCGCCGAATAGGTTGTATTTACAGATTGACCTCCTGGACCTGATGAACAGAAAAAATCTATACGTACGTCTTTTGGGTTTATCTCAACATCAAACTCTTCTGCTTCTGGAAAAACCATGCAAGTAGCGGCAGAAGTATGCACACGACCTTGAGTTTCCGTTTGAGGAACACGTTGTACACGATGCACACCGGCTTCAAACTTTAAAATTCCATAAACATCATCTCCTGTAACTTCAAACTGAATTTCTTTAAATCCACCGTTTGTTCCTTCAGAATAATCTACCGTAGAAACTTTCCAACCTCTACCTTCGCAATATTTTGTGTACATTCTAAATAAATCTCCGGCAAAAATACTTGCTTCGTCTCCACCTGTTCCAGCACGCAATTCTACAACCGCATTTTTATTGTCTTCTGGGTCTTTAGGAATTAGTAAAAACTTAATCTCTTCTTCCAATTCTGGAATACGAGTATTTGCTTCATCTATTTCCATTTTAGCCATTTCCACCATTTCCGCATCACTTCCGTCGTCAATAATTTCTTTTGCTTCTTCTATATTGTTTTGTAAACGTTGGTATTCATCACCTCTTTTTACAACATCTCCTAAATCTTTATACTCTTTACTTAATTTAGCATAACGTTTCTGATCCATAATAATTTCTGGTTGAATTATTAAATCGGAAACCTCATCAAAACGCTGCTTTACAATTCTTATTTTATCTAACATTGGGTGTCTTTTCTGAAATGCGAATTTACGTTTTTAAAAAGAGAAAAAAGAATAGAGAGCATAGAAAAAAGAAGTTTATAAAAGCAAAAACAAATCTCTTTCAATTTTAAATTTAGTAAGTTTGAAAAACATTCTTATAAAACTTATAAATGAAAACATTTTGTTCCATACTAATACTACTTTTCTTACTGAATTCTTGCCAAACGGAAACCAAACAAAACTACCCTGATTTTCTATTAGGAAAATGGCAACGCACAAATGATGAACTTGGAAAAACAACTTTTGAGAATTGGGAAGATAATTATACAGGAATAGGATTTACTTTAAAGAAAAACGATACTGTTTTCAAAGAAACATTAAGTATAATTTCTAAAAATGATACGCTACATTTAAAAGTTGAAGGTGTAAATGAACAACCAACTTTATTTAAATTTACCGAACAAACGGATAGTTCTTTTGTTTGTGAAAATCCACAAAATGAATTCCCAACAAAAATTGAATATTGGTTAGAAAACAAACAATTAAAAGCGAAGGTTTCTAATGATGAATTTGATGTGGAGTTTGTTTTTGAGAGAATGGAATAAAGAAAATGAAAGCTAAAGAACAAATTAAGGAGTTTTTAGAACCTGATAAGTTTTGGGATATTTTAGGAATTAAATCTCAAGAAGATTTTATTAATAAAATAATTACTAAAGGAAGATTTCATAAAAATGTCCCTGAAAAAATTAAAAATGATTATAAAATAGTTGAAAGATTATTATTCTTTAGTTACTACAATTATCCAATAATTGATGAAGCATTTGGGAAATTGACAAGGATTTTCGAAGCAAGCATAAATTTAAAAATCGAAGAGTTAAAAATTGAGAAAAAAGGGTTTGAATCTCTTAATTCTAAAATAAAACGACTTGAAAAATATTCATCAAATGAACTTCATAAAGAATGGTTACATTCTAAAAACTTAAGAAATACTTTTGCTCATCATAAAGCAGGAAGATTAATGGGAATTATCTTAATTAATACTTTCAAGCATATTATCAATATGATTAATTCTGTATTTCTAACAAAGAATGAAATATTAGAATTAGAAAATTCACTCAAATTAATAAAACAGAAAACAAATCATCTCGAAGAAGGATTGTTTATAATGGAATATAAAGGAAAATCTTTTCTAATTTGGTCAATAATTGCTTATACTTCAATAATTAAAAATGGAATAGAAAAATCATTTTGGGTATTTCATCCAGTTTATCAAAGAAAAACAATTGAAAAGATTTCAGATTTCCCAAACCCATTTCTACTAAATTTAAAAAAAATAAAGATAAATCCTAATGGGTTTATTGCTGAAGTAATAGAAAGTAAAGAGATAATTAAAATTCAAAAAACAGATAATAAAACTAATCAAGAAAAGTATTTTGAACATAAATTTCAAATGAGAAACATCGATTTGAAATTAAAAGAAAATTATTGGTTCTTTTTAGAGAGTGAATTAAAAAAAGGGGTTTCAGAATTTATATATAATTATACTTGGGAATAAACATTATAGTTAATAACGTTTATAATTCACAGATGATTATAATCAACATACTAAAATAGTAAATTTACTTCTCCTCATTAAAAAACACTTTATAGTATTTCATTTTTTTCTCTTCGTCGTAACCTCTTTCTAAATATTCTGAAGAAGCGTCTGGCGCATCTACATCTATTGATATTTTGATATTTGTATCAAGTTTAATTTCAGTTTTAAACTTACTTTTTTCCTTTTTAAGTACTACATCAGAAACTTCAAAATTGTTTCTAATTAAGACATCGTTTAAACCTTCGAAGTGTTTTTTGTAGTCTTCAAACTTTTCTTTGTGTTTTTCTTCTTCAAAAATTTCATCTTTAAAAGTATGATAATCTACATTTTCATGCTCTTTAAAATAATCTACCGTATTGGCTAAAAAAGTACTTTGCTCCTGTTTACCAAGCTCGGGTTTTATTACTTCTTCAGAAAATTCTTTACACATTTCTAAATAGTTTTGTGTGTGCGAATTCCTGTCATCAGCATATTTTACATTCAGGAAGTTTTTAATCCAATATTGTGCATCGTAATTATTGTTATCTACTGATAAAACAACGGTTCCTTCAGCATCTGTTGTATTTAAAACGATACAACCTTTGTCTAATTTTTTGGTTGAAATCCCTTTTTGAACCACCACATCAAAACTATCTTCTTCTAAATAGGTTTGGAAAAAATCGACCTTATTTTCAATTTTAAAGACACCAACACCTTGCACCATCATGTCTTTGTAATCTAAATTATCAAACAACACCACTAAAACATCTCCTGCTTTAATTTGCGCCGAATTAGATTGCTCATACAAATGATTTACAATGTTTTTAGAATATTCAATAAATGTTTCATTATCTCCAAAAACTTCATGAGAATAGTTGTTCATTTCGTTTAAACGAACATCTGCATGATGATTAAAACGGTAACTTTGCGTAACATTTGCAAAGGGTTTTAATAAAAACGGCATTAATAATTCGTAACTTTCTTCATCAAAACGCACCAAACTTTCAGACATAGCATTCTGTCCGCTATTGTACTTGTTCCCTACTTTATGAATTATACATTTACTTATTTCTGCGCGTGTTCTTTTAATCATATTAGCCCATCTTAATCTTCCCGAAGGGAAGAAATTACAGTGTGGTTACTGGTTTATTTTTGTTAATTTTTATTTTGAGATTCCTGCCTTCGCAGGAATGACAATTTTAATGTAATTCTCTAATATTCAAAAGTTCCGTATTCACTTATAATAGTCAGTTTTTTAGACTCTGAAGCCTCTACCTTACCAATAATTTTAGCATCTACGTTAAACGATTTTGAAATTGAAATAATGTCTTCTGCTATTTCAGGAGAAACATACAATTCCATTCTATGTCCACAGTTAAAAACTTGATACATTTCTTTCCAATCGGTTTTAGATTGTTCTTGTATTAGTTTAAATAATGGCGGAATTGGAAACATATTATCTTTTACAATGTGTAAATTATCTACAAAATGTAAAATTTTAGTTTGCGCGCCACCAGAACAATGAATCATTCCGTGCACATCTTCCGAAGTAAACTTAGAAAGGATTTCTTTTATAATTGGCGCATAGGTTCTTGTAGGAGATAGCACTAATTTACCTGCATCAATTGGAGAATTTTCAACGGCATCAGTCAATTTTGTATTTCCTGAATACACTAAATCAGTTGGAACAGCAGCATCAAAACTCTCTGGATATTTGTCTGCCAAATATTTATGAAAAACATCGTGTCTTGCAGATGTTAATCCGTTACTTCCCATTCCGCCGTTATATTCAGTTTCATAGGTTGCTTGTCCAAAAGACTCTAAACCTACAATTACATCACCAGCTTTTATGTTTGCATTATCAACAACATCTGTACGTTTCATACGAGCTGTTACTGTAGAATCTACAATAATTGTTCTTACTAAATCACCAACATCAGCAGTTTCTCCACCCGTTGAATGAATTGTTACTCCAAACTTTTTTAAATCCGAAATTAATTCTTCTGTTCCGTTTATAATTGCTGATAAAACTTCACCAGGAATTTTACTTTTATTTCTTCCAATGGTTGAAGACAACATAATATTATCGGTTGCACCAACACACAATAAATCATCAATATTCATTATTAACGCATCTTGTGCAATTCCTTTCCAAACAGAAATATCTCCCGTTTCTTTCCAATACATATACGCTAAAGAACTTTTTGTTCCTGCGCCATCTGCGTGCATTATTAAGCAATAATCTTCATCATTTGTAAGATAATCTGGTACAATTTTACAGAATGCTTTAGGAAATAATCCTTTATCTATATTTTTAATTGCATTATGAACATCTTCTTTAGACGCAGAAACACCTCTTTGTGCATATCTCTTAGAAACTTCTTGACTCATTATATAATTGTTGTTGTGTTGTGAATGCAAATTTAACTTTCTTTTATTTGGCATCATAAAAAAAACCGAATGATTTTCATCATTCGGTTTTTATAATTACATATTCTATTTGATGTTATTCCCAATCTGGCATTAAAGCATTTTGAAAAATTTCTTCTTTAGTTCCACCACTAACAGCTGAAAAGAATATTTTCTTTTCTGATATACCATCATTAGATGTGTTTACAAATATAATTTCTGCTTCATTTGGAGAAAACCTTGGATCTAAATCGTTAGTACCTGAGGGTTTTCCTGTAAGAATTTCATTTTCTATCATTGAAGAAAAATCATATATAAAAATTCTATTATCTAGTTTTCTATAATTTGAAGCTTGAAAATTACTAACATCTTTTGTGTAAAGCAACGTGTTACCATCTATTGAGAAATTTAAACCTCCTAAGGCACCTACGTTAGAGGAAACAACTGTATCTATAATTGTTCCACTCATATCTATTGTATAAATATAACCATCATAACCATCAGAATCGTTGGTTCTTACAGCTATTTTAGTTCCATCGTTACTCCAATCGCACTCAGTAATTAAGTGCCCATTTGTTGTTTGATGAATTAACTGTAAACCACTTCCGTCTTTGTTAATCATATACAATTTATCGAAACTTGGATATATAAATTTATCTCCAGATGTAGACCAAGAATAGTCAATTTCATTTAAATCAAAAGTATTAATAGGTACATTTGAAGTAACTCTATTTATCTCAGAACCATCTGGTTTCATTGTAAAAAGATGCGCTTCATTGTTAAACAGTTTTAGAAAAGCTATAAGGCCAACTGTATTATTTTTCCTTGGTCTCCATGAATTAGCTGATGTTTCTGTTAATTGAACTGTATTTATTGCACTAGAATCATCATCTATGTTAGATGAATAAATTACATTATTACCTCCCTCCACCTTAACATAAGTGTATCTGTTTTCAGGATTTTCTGTTACTGTAAAAGTGTTTGATGAACTTAATACTTCTGTGTTTATATTATCGTTTGCAGCAACTTGCCAAAAATATTTTCCTCCAAATTTTAAATCTGAAACTACATAAGTAGTATCTGTGAGGCTTTC of the Tenacibaculum todarodis genome contains:
- a CDS encoding carboxypeptidase regulatory-like domain-containing protein is translated as MKKLQKILILLIFTVFVNCSEDNTVGGVEFGEITGKVVKANSFEPIENAKVTLSPTNNTTFTDANGNFIFEEAPVNEYSVEASKEGFLNTFEPVTLDVGATVNIVFEMQISSALNNPPTTPELIAPIDGTIDTDNSVELVWSSSDIDEDPITYRLEIKNDFNSDVINVESLTDTTYVVSDLKFGGKYFWQVAANDNINTEVLSSSNTFTVTENPENRYTYVKVEGGNNVIYSSNIDDDSSAINTVQLTETSANSWRPRKNNTVGLIAFLKLFNNEAHLFTMKPDGSEINRVTSNVPINTFDLNEIDYSWSTSGDKFIYPSFDKLYMINKDGSGLQLIHQTTNGHLITECDWSNDGTKIAVRTNDSDGYDGYIYTIDMSGTIIDTVVSSNVGALGGLNFSIDGNTLLYTKDVSNFQASNYRKLDNRIFIYDFSSMIENEILTGKPSGTNDLDPRFSPNEAEIIFVNTSNDGISEKKIFFSAVSGGTKEEIFQNALMPDWE
- a CDS encoding nucleoid-associated protein, which produces MIKRTRAEISKCIIHKVGNKYNSGQNAMSESLVRFDEESYELLMPFLLKPFANVTQSYRFNHHADVRLNEMNNYSHEVFGDNETFIEYSKNIVNHLYEQSNSAQIKAGDVLVVLFDNLDYKDMMVQGVGVFKIENKVDFFQTYLEEDSFDVVVQKGISTKKLDKGCIVLNTTDAEGTVVLSVDNNNYDAQYWIKNFLNVKYADDRNSHTQNYLEMCKEFSEEVIKPELGKQEQSTFLANTVDYFKEHENVDYHTFKDEIFEEEKHKEKFEDYKKHFEGLNDVLIRNNFEVSDVVLKKEKSKFKTEIKLDTNIKISIDVDAPDASSEYLERGYDEEKKMKYYKVFFNEEK
- a CDS encoding DUF6265 family protein, with protein sequence MKTFCSILILLFLLNSCQTETKQNYPDFLLGKWQRTNDELGKTTFENWEDNYTGIGFTLKKNDTVFKETLSIISKNDTLHLKVEGVNEQPTLFKFTEQTDSSFVCENPQNEFPTKIEYWLENKQLKAKVSNDEFDVEFVFERME
- the rplT gene encoding 50S ribosomal protein L20; this translates as MPRSVNSVASRKRRKKILKAAKGYFGRRKNVYTVAKNAVEKAMLYAYRDRKNNKRNFRSLWIVRINAGARQYGMSYSQFMGKVKANNIELNRKVLADLAMNNPEAFKAIVEKVK
- the rpmI gene encoding 50S ribosomal protein L35, whose product is MPKMKTKSSAKKRFKVTGTGKIKRKHAFKSHILTKKSKKRKLALTHSTLVHKADEGNIKQQLNLK
- the infC gene encoding translation initiation factor IF-3 — protein: MKEDQHRINGKIRDVEEVRLVGENIEVGVYPISKAREFAREQELDLVEISPKAVPPVCKIIDYKKFMYEQKKREKAQKSKATKVIVKEIRFGPQTDEHDYEFKKKHAIKFLQDGAKLKAFVFFKGRSIIFKEQGHILLLKLAQELEDYGKVEQMPKLEGKRMIMFISPKKTK
- a CDS encoding AIR synthase related protein, translating into MSQEVSKRYAQRGVSASKEDVHNAIKNIDKGLFPKAFCKIVPDYLTNDEDYCLIMHADGAGTKSSLAYMYWKETGDISVWKGIAQDALIMNIDDLLCVGATDNIMLSSTIGRNKSKIPGEVLSAIINGTEELISDLKKFGVTIHSTGGETADVGDLVRTIIVDSTVTARMKRTDVVDNANIKAGDVIVGLESFGQATYETEYNGGMGSNGLTSARHDVFHKYLADKYPESFDAAVPTDLVYSGNTKLTDAVENSPIDAGKLVLSPTRTYAPIIKEILSKFTSEDVHGMIHCSGGAQTKILHFVDNLHIVKDNMFPIPPLFKLIQEQSKTDWKEMYQVFNCGHRMELYVSPEIAEDIISISKSFNVDAKIIGKVEASESKKLTIISEYGTFEY
- a CDS encoding MBL fold metallo-hydrolase; its protein translation is MKSLFTFITIIFFGNIQAQNNLPKADIINTGYGELTVQPIKHGSLVLTYNGKTIYVDPTGGNKAYTGIAKPDMILITDIHGDHFNMETIQELDAKNAVIVAPEVVANELTYTYKKNSIALKNEQGVHRMGFFISAIPMYNLPETEDSRHTKGRGNGYTISIEDFDIYISGDTSAIQEMKMLYGINLAFVCMNLPYTMDINEASEGVLAFQPKIMYPYHYRGKGMVSDTKKFKELVDAEKLDIEVRLRDWYMK
- the prfA gene encoding peptide chain release factor 1, producing the protein MLDKIRIVKQRFDEVSDLIIQPEIIMDQKRYAKLSKEYKDLGDVVKRGDEYQRLQNNIEEAKEIIDDGSDAEMVEMAKMEIDEANTRIPELEEEIKFLLIPKDPEDNKNAVVELRAGTGGDEASIFAGDLFRMYTKYCEGRGWKVSTVDYSEGTNGGFKEIQFEVTGDDVYGILKFEAGVHRVQRVPQTETQGRVHTSAATCMVFPEAEEFDVEINPKDVRIDFFCSSGPGGQSVNTTYSAVRLTHIPTGLVAQCQDQKSQHKNKEKAFKVLRSRLYDMELAKKQAEDALKRGSMVSSGDRSAKIRTYNYAQGRVTDHRIGLSLYDLPNIMNGDIQKILDELMLAENTSKLKELGESI